In Cupriavidus taiwanensis, the following proteins share a genomic window:
- a CDS encoding saccharopine dehydrogenase C-terminal domain-containing protein, with protein sequence MQASNLGRQAPRELPKAARPLHVTVLGAGKIGRTIAAMLHDSGDYRVSLVDHDGRRLDGLPRGVLARAGDPTEPGTCAALLAGADAVLNALPFHAAISVASVAARLGVHYFDLTEDVAATQAIRQLAQGARSVLMPQCGLAPGFIGVVGHDLAQRFLRGGGELLDLQMRVGALPRYPSNALKYNLTWSTEGLINEYCNPCEAIVDGRRVELTALEGLESFALDGIEYEAFNTSGGLGTLPETLAGRARHVDYKSIRYPGHCALMKLLLNDLRLRERRDWLRDIFDRAIPLTEQDVVIVFATATGYPAGGERGRGPLTQASFSARIGGVDGEGGHVNAIQLTTAAGICTALDMVATGALPQAGFVRQESMPLDAFLANRFGRHYTQHPLQESLV encoded by the coding sequence ATGCAAGCCTCGAACCTCGGCCGGCAGGCCCCGCGCGAGCTGCCCAAGGCGGCCCGCCCGTTGCACGTGACAGTGCTGGGCGCGGGCAAGATCGGCCGCACCATTGCGGCCATGCTGCACGACAGCGGCGACTACCGCGTCAGTCTGGTCGACCATGACGGGCGCCGCCTCGATGGCCTGCCGCGCGGCGTGCTGGCGCGCGCCGGCGACCCCACCGAGCCCGGCACCTGCGCCGCGCTGCTGGCCGGCGCCGACGCCGTGCTCAACGCGCTGCCGTTCCATGCCGCGATCAGCGTGGCCTCGGTGGCGGCGCGCCTGGGCGTGCATTACTTCGACCTGACCGAGGACGTCGCCGCCACCCAGGCCATCCGCCAGCTGGCGCAGGGCGCGCGCTCGGTGCTGATGCCGCAATGCGGGCTGGCGCCAGGATTTATCGGCGTGGTCGGCCACGATCTCGCGCAGCGTTTCCTGCGCGGCGGCGGCGAGCTGCTGGACCTGCAGATGCGGGTGGGGGCGCTGCCGCGCTATCCGAGCAACGCGCTCAAGTACAACCTGACCTGGAGCACCGAGGGGCTGATCAACGAGTACTGCAACCCATGCGAGGCCATCGTCGACGGCCGGCGCGTCGAACTGACGGCGCTGGAAGGGCTGGAGAGCTTTGCGCTGGACGGCATCGAATATGAAGCCTTTAATACATCGGGCGGGCTCGGCACGCTGCCCGAGACGCTGGCCGGGCGCGCGCGCCATGTCGACTACAAGTCGATCCGCTATCCCGGCCACTGCGCGCTGATGAAACTGCTGCTCAACGACCTGCGCCTGCGCGAACGCCGCGACTGGCTGCGCGATATCTTCGACCGCGCCATTCCGCTGACCGAGCAGGACGTGGTGATCGTGTTCGCCACCGCCACCGGCTATCCGGCCGGCGGCGAGCGCGGGCGCGGCCCGCTGACGCAGGCTTCGTTCTCGGCGCGCATCGGCGGCGTGGACGGTGAGGGCGGCCACGTCAATGCGATCCAGCTGACCACCGCCGCGGGCATCTGCACCGCGCTCGACATGGTGGCCACCGGCGCGTTGCCGCAGGCCGGCTTCGTGCGGCAGGAGTCGATGCCGCTCGACGCCTTCCTGGCCAACCGCTTCGGCCGCCACTACACGCAGCATCCGCTCCAGGAGAGTCTCGTATGA
- a CDS encoding Lrp/AsnC family transcriptional regulator, which produces MTELDTTDRHLLSLLQANARESAANLARHLGIARTTVVARIARLERSGVIAGYGVRLGQRMEDNAILAYCGLSVQPKAAPAILRALQRLPEIEEVNSVSGPVDYLVAIRCDTHDRLDRLLDEIGMLDGVNHTTTSIVLARKLDRRRAAG; this is translated from the coding sequence ATGACCGAACTCGACACCACCGACCGCCACCTGCTGTCGCTGCTGCAGGCCAACGCGCGCGAAAGCGCCGCCAACCTCGCCCGGCACCTGGGGATCGCGCGCACCACGGTGGTGGCGCGCATCGCGCGGCTGGAGCGCAGCGGCGTGATCGCCGGCTACGGCGTGCGGCTGGGCCAGCGCATGGAAGACAACGCCATCCTGGCGTATTGCGGCCTGTCGGTGCAGCCCAAGGCCGCGCCCGCTATCCTGCGCGCGCTGCAGCGGCTGCCCGAGATCGAAGAGGTCAATTCCGTCAGCGGCCCGGTCGACTACCTGGTGGCGATCCGCTGCGACACGCATGACCGGCTCGACCGGCTGCTCGACGAGATCGGCATGCTCGACGGCGTCAACCACACCACCACCTCGATCGTGCTGGCGCGCAAGCTCGACCGCCGGCGCGCCGCCGGCTGA
- the dapB gene encoding 4-hydroxy-tetrahydrodipicolinate reductase yields MNNPIRVAVGGVTGWAGGELARGVAHAADMTLVAGLSRGAAGQTLAQLTGHADTPGVAAASIEALGQTPYDVYVEYTKPGIAKHNILQALAHGAHVVVGTSGLTDDDYAEIDAAARQAERGVLACGNFAITVVLLQKFAEMAARHLEHWEIIDYAKAGKIDVPSGTVRELAYRLGQVKAAAKAVPVDQVNGPKETRGATMSGTQVHAVRLPGYQLGVEVIFGADGQRLHLKHEAGDGSKPYVAGALLAIRKVHTVRGVVRGLDKVMEGL; encoded by the coding sequence ATGAATAACCCGATCCGTGTCGCCGTGGGCGGCGTGACCGGCTGGGCCGGCGGCGAACTGGCGCGCGGCGTGGCCCATGCGGCCGACATGACCCTGGTGGCGGGCCTGTCGCGCGGCGCCGCCGGCCAGACCCTGGCGCAGCTGACCGGCCATGCCGATACCCCGGGCGTGGCCGCCGCCAGCATCGAAGCGCTGGGCCAGACGCCGTACGACGTCTACGTCGAATACACCAAGCCCGGCATCGCCAAGCACAACATCCTGCAGGCGCTGGCGCACGGCGCGCACGTGGTGGTCGGCACCTCCGGACTGACCGACGACGACTATGCCGAGATCGACGCGGCCGCGCGCCAGGCCGAGCGCGGCGTGCTCGCCTGCGGCAATTTCGCTATCACCGTGGTGCTGCTGCAGAAATTTGCCGAGATGGCGGCGCGCCACCTGGAACACTGGGAGATCATCGACTACGCCAAGGCCGGCAAGATCGACGTCCCCTCCGGCACGGTGCGCGAGCTGGCGTACCGGCTCGGCCAGGTCAAGGCCGCCGCGAAGGCGGTGCCGGTCGACCAGGTCAACGGCCCGAAGGAGACCCGCGGCGCGACCATGTCGGGCACGCAGGTGCACGCCGTGCGGCTGCCGGGCTACCAGCTGGGCGTGGAAGTGATCTTCGGCGCCGACGGCCAGCGCCTGCACCTGAAGCACGAGGCCGGCGACGGCTCCAAGCCCTATGTTGCCGGCGCGCTGCTGGCGATCCGCAAGGTGCACACCGTGCGCGGCGTGGTGCGGGGGCTGGACAAGGTGATGGAAGGACTGTGA
- a CDS encoding chloride channel protein, whose amino-acid sequence MTDRDPNDPKPASSSSAAPGDSPDSQAQPDTGAPPPDPRLLNQISRRARVAAWRKSRQAGRISRTTLRYAAFMFGAGCVGLFSLVFAWIAEVALHWNRQLTQATPWLAFVMLPFGLAALRWLTIRLAPQARGSGIPQVIAAVTLPPSGPAQTLLVSLRQSMWKVVLTAAALLAGASVGREGPSVQVGAAAMLAWGRWCQEKLRFRIGFHPNALIAAGAAGGLAAAFNTPLAGVVFAIEELGRGTAVRWDRLVLSGVLTAGFLSLAVLGNNPYFVVKVPMLGLHEAWGPVLLCALVTGVLGGVFAKALQGGVPALLPAAWRDWPGRHPVWTAFGCGLVVAILGWATAGATFGTGYEQAAALINGESQATLWFGLAKLAATVVSYFAGIPGGIFTPALAIGAGIGENVAHFVGGMAEPRVLALVSMAAFLAAATQAPITASVIVMEMTRTQDLTVFLLAASLLASFISRQFSPHPFYHQVGHTFRREALALTRKAPAG is encoded by the coding sequence ATGACAGATCGCGACCCCAACGATCCCAAGCCTGCCTCGTCATCGTCCGCCGCGCCGGGCGATAGCCCGGACTCCCAGGCGCAGCCCGACACCGGCGCGCCGCCACCCGATCCCCGCCTGCTGAACCAGATCAGCCGCCGCGCGCGCGTGGCGGCGTGGCGCAAGTCGCGCCAGGCCGGGCGCATCTCGCGCACCACGCTGCGCTATGCCGCGTTCATGTTCGGCGCGGGCTGCGTCGGGCTGTTCTCGCTGGTGTTCGCGTGGATCGCCGAGGTCGCGCTGCACTGGAACCGCCAGCTGACCCAGGCCACGCCGTGGCTGGCGTTCGTGATGCTGCCGTTCGGGCTGGCCGCGCTGCGCTGGCTGACCATCCGGCTGGCGCCCCAGGCGCGCGGCAGCGGCATCCCGCAGGTGATCGCGGCGGTCACGTTGCCGCCGTCGGGCCCGGCGCAGACGCTGCTGGTGTCGTTGCGCCAGTCGATGTGGAAGGTGGTACTGACCGCCGCGGCGCTGCTGGCGGGCGCCTCGGTCGGGCGCGAGGGCCCGTCGGTGCAGGTGGGTGCGGCGGCGATGCTGGCCTGGGGCCGCTGGTGCCAGGAGAAGCTGCGCTTTCGCATCGGCTTTCATCCCAATGCCCTGATCGCGGCCGGCGCGGCAGGCGGGCTGGCGGCGGCGTTCAACACGCCGCTGGCCGGGGTGGTGTTCGCCATCGAGGAACTGGGCCGCGGCACCGCGGTGCGCTGGGACCGCCTGGTGCTGTCGGGCGTGCTCACCGCCGGCTTCCTGTCGCTGGCGGTGCTGGGCAACAACCCGTATTTCGTGGTCAAGGTGCCGATGCTGGGACTGCATGAGGCCTGGGGCCCGGTCCTGCTGTGCGCGCTGGTGACCGGCGTGCTGGGCGGCGTGTTCGCCAAGGCGCTCCAGGGCGGTGTGCCGGCGCTGCTGCCCGCCGCATGGCGCGACTGGCCGGGGCGGCATCCGGTGTGGACCGCGTTCGGCTGCGGCCTGGTGGTGGCGATCCTCGGCTGGGCCACCGCGGGCGCAACCTTTGGCACCGGCTATGAGCAGGCCGCGGCGCTGATCAACGGCGAATCGCAGGCGACGCTGTGGTTCGGCCTGGCCAAGCTGGCGGCGACCGTGGTGTCGTACTTCGCCGGCATCCCGGGCGGGATCTTCACGCCCGCGCTGGCGATCGGCGCGGGCATCGGCGAGAACGTCGCGCATTTCGTCGGCGGCATGGCTGAGCCGCGCGTGCTGGCGCTGGTGTCGATGGCGGCGTTCCTGGCGGCGGCCACGCAGGCGCCGATCACCGCCAGCGTGATCGTGATGGAGATGACGCGCACGCAGGACCTGACGGTGTTCCTGCTGGCGGCGTCCTTGCTGGCGTCGTTCATCTCGCGGCAGTTCTCGCCGCACCCGTTCTACCACCAGGTCGGCCACACTTTCCGGCGCGAGGCCCTGGCGCTGACGCGCAAGGCGCCGGCAGGGTAA
- a CDS encoding Bug family tripartite tricarboxylate transporter substrate binding protein, whose protein sequence is MQNKPTKTTGRKPRRAWLAAIAAGAGFALATWSGAAQAAYPDRPLKLVVPYTPGGSTDQFGRALADGMSRQLGQTVVVENRPGAATMIGTTSVARAPADGYTMVLATNGSMVLNPMLYKKIQYDPPKDFRIFSIGAEAPLVVVTNTRVPAGNIREFAAYAKAEGGKLNYASVGLGNALQLATEMLKTELGIGVTHVPYNGSAPALAALLANDVQLMVDVVSTSLPHIKAGKLKALAVTGRSRLEVLPNVPTVAESGYPNFQAATWFGLAVPAQTPPEAVARLQAAADHVLKDPQFRATFSALGLLVQPPRTQAEIDRYLEADRAHWGKVIKANNISLD, encoded by the coding sequence ATGCAGAACAAACCGACCAAGACCACCGGACGCAAGCCACGGCGCGCATGGCTCGCCGCGATCGCGGCCGGCGCAGGATTTGCGCTGGCAACCTGGAGCGGCGCCGCGCAGGCGGCCTATCCCGACCGCCCGCTCAAGCTGGTGGTGCCGTACACGCCGGGCGGCTCGACCGACCAGTTCGGCCGCGCGCTGGCCGATGGCATGTCGCGCCAGCTGGGCCAGACCGTGGTGGTCGAAAACCGCCCCGGCGCCGCCACCATGATCGGCACCACCAGCGTGGCGCGCGCGCCGGCCGACGGCTACACCATGGTGCTGGCGACCAATGGCAGCATGGTGCTCAACCCGATGCTGTACAAGAAGATCCAGTACGATCCGCCCAAGGACTTCCGCATCTTCAGCATTGGCGCCGAGGCGCCGCTGGTGGTGGTCACCAACACCCGGGTGCCGGCCGGCAATATCCGCGAGTTCGCGGCCTACGCCAAGGCCGAGGGCGGCAAGCTCAACTATGCCTCGGTGGGCCTGGGCAATGCGCTGCAGCTGGCCACCGAGATGCTCAAGACCGAACTGGGCATCGGTGTCACGCACGTGCCGTACAACGGCAGCGCCCCGGCGCTGGCAGCGCTGCTGGCCAATGACGTGCAACTGATGGTGGACGTGGTCAGCACCTCGCTGCCGCATATCAAGGCGGGCAAGCTCAAGGCGCTGGCGGTCACCGGGCGCAGCCGGCTGGAGGTCCTGCCGAACGTGCCGACCGTGGCCGAAAGCGGCTATCCCAACTTCCAGGCCGCCACCTGGTTCGGCCTGGCCGTGCCCGCGCAGACGCCGCCCGAAGCCGTGGCCAGGCTGCAGGCCGCCGCCGACCACGTGCTGAAGGACCCGCAGTTCCGCGCCACTTTCAGTGCCCTCGGGCTGCTGGTGCAGCCGCCGCGCACGCAGGCAGAGATCGACCGCTATCTCGAGGCCGACCGCGCCCATTGGGGCAAGGTGATCAAGGCGAACAACATCTCGCTGGACTGA
- a CDS encoding acyl-CoA synthetase, whose translation MATDLWYQDMHRSGEDLLARGARLAGGLRALGVQEGDVIAVLLRNDPVYADVVHACRIAGCYYCPINWHFTAEEVRFLLGDSGARVLLAQDDLLPAVRDAVPAGMPVLSVGGPAAGATEYEAWLAQQPAYDGPRVAPRGHMAYTSGTTGRPKGVLRQALPLDGLEEQLARMRSVVRQTYGLEPGCRALMSAPLYHSAPGSFIQNALQMAERLVLTPRFDAEQVLALVEQHRIDVLYLVPIMYVRLLKLPPEVRARYDLSSIRFVASTGSPCAPEVKRAMLEWLGPVIHETYASSEAGMITVATPADAAARPGTAGRPVDDAQLRILDEQGRQCAPGEIGLVYVRQPAYPDFTYRNNEAARAAIDRDGLVTLGDMGYVDADGYLFICDRASDMVISGGVNIYPAEIEHELVRYPGVADCVVFGIPDSEYGERLLAMVQPMPGAEIREAEVIDWLRERLSGFKVPRSIVVEAQLPRDETGKLAKRRLRDRYWEGRQRRV comes from the coding sequence ATGGCCACGGACCTTTGGTATCAAGACATGCACCGCAGCGGCGAGGATCTGCTGGCGCGCGGCGCCCGCCTGGCCGGCGGCCTGCGTGCGCTCGGCGTGCAGGAGGGCGACGTGATCGCGGTACTGCTGCGCAACGATCCGGTGTATGCCGACGTGGTCCATGCCTGCCGCATCGCCGGCTGCTACTACTGCCCCATCAACTGGCACTTTACCGCCGAGGAAGTCCGCTTCCTGCTGGGCGACAGCGGCGCCAGGGTGCTGCTGGCGCAGGACGACCTGCTGCCCGCGGTGCGCGATGCGGTCCCGGCCGGCATGCCGGTGCTGTCGGTGGGCGGTCCCGCCGCGGGCGCGACTGAATATGAAGCGTGGCTCGCGCAACAGCCCGCCTACGACGGCCCGCGCGTGGCACCGCGCGGCCATATGGCATACACCTCGGGCACCACCGGCCGGCCCAAGGGCGTGCTGCGCCAGGCGCTGCCGCTGGACGGGCTCGAGGAACAGCTGGCGCGCATGCGTTCGGTGGTGCGGCAGACCTACGGGCTGGAGCCGGGCTGCCGCGCGCTGATGTCGGCGCCGCTGTACCACAGTGCGCCGGGCTCGTTTATCCAGAACGCGCTGCAGATGGCCGAGCGCCTGGTGCTGACGCCGCGCTTCGACGCCGAGCAGGTGCTGGCGCTGGTGGAGCAGCACCGCATCGACGTGCTCTACCTGGTGCCGATCATGTACGTGCGGCTGCTCAAGCTGCCCCCGGAGGTGCGCGCCAGATACGACCTGTCTTCCATCCGCTTCGTCGCCTCGACCGGGTCGCCGTGCGCGCCAGAGGTCAAGCGCGCGATGCTGGAGTGGCTGGGTCCGGTGATCCATGAAACCTACGCCTCCAGCGAGGCCGGCATGATCACCGTGGCCACCCCGGCCGACGCCGCCGCGCGCCCGGGCACCGCCGGCAGGCCGGTCGACGACGCGCAGCTGCGCATCCTCGACGAACAAGGCCGCCAGTGCGCGCCGGGCGAAATCGGCCTGGTCTACGTGCGCCAGCCCGCTTACCCGGACTTCACCTACCGCAACAATGAGGCCGCGCGCGCCGCCATCGACCGCGACGGGCTGGTGACGCTGGGCGACATGGGCTATGTCGACGCAGACGGCTACCTGTTCATCTGCGACCGCGCCTCGGACATGGTGATTTCCGGCGGCGTCAACATCTACCCGGCGGAGATCGAGCATGAGCTGGTGCGCTATCCCGGCGTGGCCGACTGCGTGGTGTTCGGCATTCCCGACTCGGAATACGGCGAGCGCCTGCTGGCCATGGTGCAGCCGATGCCGGGCGCCGAGATCCGCGAGGCCGAGGTGATCGACTGGCTGCGCGAGCGGCTGTCCGGCTTCAAGGTGCCGCGCAGCATCGTGGTCGAGGCGCAATTGCCGCGCGACGAAACCGGCAAGCTGGCCAAGCGCCGGCTGCGCGACCGATACTGGGAAGGCCGCCAGCGCCGCGTCTGA
- a CDS encoding LysR family transcriptional regulator — MDLNLIQAFVDIVDAGNLAEAGRRRGVTRSQVSRQLRELEHQAGAQLLRRTTRRLELTEPGQALYQHGVRILQEVASAQAEIDSLGQTLRGHVRVSVPTGLGDAYIAPLLLQFAHMHPGITLRVFFANRVNDLIAAEIDVALKVTSAPPLDHVAREICDIRWQLYASPQYLASIGSVQVPPDLAGCSFLCPPFPPRQFPLSLYRDGQRVDVALTPTLQSEHFLFLARAVREGHGIGMLPVYIGWGEVRAGNLVPVLPDWRPEGLGNKLFIITTPNLHPSMATRALIGFLREELEKLEVFRDAVK; from the coding sequence ATGGACCTCAACCTGATCCAGGCCTTCGTCGACATCGTCGACGCCGGCAACCTTGCCGAAGCCGGGCGCCGGCGCGGCGTTACGCGGTCGCAGGTCAGCCGCCAGCTGCGCGAGCTGGAACACCAGGCTGGCGCGCAGTTGCTGCGCCGGACCACGCGCCGGCTCGAGCTGACCGAGCCCGGCCAGGCGCTGTACCAGCACGGCGTGCGCATCCTGCAGGAAGTGGCCTCGGCGCAGGCCGAGATCGACAGCCTGGGCCAGACCCTGCGCGGCCATGTGCGCGTGAGCGTGCCTACCGGGCTGGGCGACGCCTATATCGCGCCGCTGCTGCTGCAGTTCGCGCACATGCATCCCGGCATCACGCTGCGGGTATTCTTTGCCAATCGCGTCAACGACCTGATCGCGGCCGAAATCGACGTGGCGCTGAAGGTCACGTCGGCGCCGCCGCTGGACCACGTGGCGCGGGAAATCTGCGATATCCGCTGGCAACTGTATGCATCGCCGCAGTACCTCGCCAGCATTGGGTCGGTGCAGGTACCGCCGGACCTTGCCGGCTGCAGCTTCCTGTGCCCGCCCTTCCCGCCCCGACAGTTCCCGCTGTCGCTGTATCGCGACGGCCAGCGCGTGGACGTGGCGCTGACGCCCACGCTGCAGTCCGAACACTTCCTGTTCCTGGCGCGGGCCGTGCGCGAAGGCCATGGCATCGGCATGCTGCCGGTCTATATCGGGTGGGGAGAGGTGCGGGCCGGCAACCTGGTGCCGGTGCTGCCGGACTGGCGCCCGGAAGGGCTGGGCAACAAGCTGTTCATCATCACCACGCCCAACCTGCATCCGTCGATGGCAACGCGCGCGCTGATCGGCTTCCTGCGCGAGGAACTGGAGAAGCTGGAGGTATTCCGGGACGCGGTGAAGTAG
- a CDS encoding winged helix-turn-helix transcriptional regulator, with amino-acid sequence MPPTDFTAMPCPVARSMAVLGERWAILVLREAFYGSTRFDEFERNLGIAPNILSARLKTLVAHGLLARVAPEGGARHVYQLTDKGRDFFPAYVALKAWADRWMTDDKGPLTLLQDRRTGAEIAEPALTRADGSAITLDDVRVLPGPGAGRFLRQRFGDAGAAAVAAGGQETGHD; translated from the coding sequence ATGCCCCCCACCGATTTCACCGCGATGCCCTGCCCCGTGGCCCGCTCGATGGCCGTGCTGGGCGAACGCTGGGCCATCCTCGTGTTGCGCGAGGCCTTCTACGGCAGCACCCGTTTCGACGAGTTCGAGCGCAACCTGGGCATCGCCCCAAACATCCTCAGCGCGCGCCTGAAGACCCTGGTGGCGCACGGGCTGCTGGCGCGCGTTGCGCCCGAGGGCGGCGCACGCCATGTCTACCAGCTGACCGACAAGGGTCGCGACTTCTTCCCGGCCTACGTGGCGCTAAAAGCCTGGGCCGACCGCTGGATGACCGACGACAAGGGACCGCTGACGCTGCTGCAGGACCGCCGCACCGGTGCCGAGATCGCCGAGCCGGCATTGACCCGCGCCGATGGCAGCGCGATCACGCTGGACGACGTGCGGGTGTTGCCGGGCCCGGGTGCGGGCCGCTTCCTGCGCCAACGCTTCGGCGACGCCGGGGCCGCCGCGGTCGCGGCGGGCGGGCAGGAGACCGGCCATGACTGA